One Oncorhynchus mykiss isolate Arlee chromosome 9, USDA_OmykA_1.1, whole genome shotgun sequence genomic window, TGCGTAAGTCTCATCTACACACGTTATGTTTCAAACAGTCACATTTAAGAACATACCTTCTGAACATTTAGAACCGTCGTCCACCGGAGCCCCCACCATATCCGCCACCGCCGCCACCCCCACCTGAGCTACCTCCATAACCACCTGAAAAGAAACATACAAAAGGTCAAAGGTTGAATCAGAAAGAGCCTCCAGAAACTCATAAAGTACAAACTAAGGTGTTAATTTACAGTCAAATGCTTTGACAAACTAACCGTTAGTGCCAAACCAACACATGTTTACTGGTTGCTTAGCACTGGCTGAGCAGTTGATAGCCTGACGTGTGCCACCTACCACCATATGGGCCACTGTTCCTGCCACCGCCGCTACCCCCGCCACTGCCACCACCGCCGCTGCCACCACCCCCACCGCTGCCACCAAAGTTGTTACCCTTCATCGGGCCGTAGTTGGAAGCCTGGTTGTTGTAGCTGCCAAAGTCATTGTAGCCATTTCCGCCACCATTGCCGCCGCCACCACCACCGCCGCCGAAGTTACCTGCacacaatttaaaaaaagtttCATTACTCAGTGAAGATTAGTCTGGCCATTTTACACAGGCTCAAGGATATTCCCAATCATTTGTGTACAGCTCGGATAGTGTATTTCATGCATCACTTTCATCAAGTCAGCTATGACCGAGTTCTCATACTACTTCTTATTTAGTAGACCATTTCGGtttctggcccaacgctcttaaccgctaggctacctgcctacgCCTCTAAGGTTTTGTATGCGAAATCTCAGGTTCAATATGGTAACATTTTATGCTTACTACATGCCACTTAGAAGGGAAGTATAGGTAGATCAATACTTTAACCAAACAGAATGTAGTGTGAGAATTTGATCACAGCCTATGAAGCCATCCACTTACCAGCAACTGGTGCTGCCTCTTGTGGTGAAGCCATGGACTTACCGCCGCCAAAGTTCCCGCCGTTGCCATTGCCATTGTTGTAGTCGTTATAACCATTTCCGCCACCGTAGCCCCCACCCTGTCCTCCGCCATAACCTCCTTGTCCTCCACCGTAGCCACggttaccaccaccaccataaccaccaGGTCCTCCTCCATAGCCACCTATAGAAAGTAAGGTTCTAGTCTAAATACACTCCCAGCAACAAGCGTACACACTATAGATATACATGGAACCCTGTGGGTTTGATTTCACTGGGGGCATGTGAGAGAAATGTATGCACTTTACTGTAAGTCCCTGTGGATAAGAACATCTgccaaatgactaaaatgtaaatggacCAGTCTGTTGCTGTGAGTCTCATGGTATAGCTCTTCCTGCTGTCATTTGTCCTACAGAGAAATCAAATCTTACCATCTCCTCCCCCATAACCATTGTTGTAACCACCATCGCCACCTCCATATCCACCCCCTCTGCCTCCTGAAACAGACGAGTCAGCATCACCTAAAGTATATTGAAACAATCACAAGTGGTTAAGTACACAGGTTCAAGCAGAGATATTGAGTGGTTCAGGACCACCACATACCCCGGCCACTGAAGTATCCATCACAGCCAAAGTCATTACCTCCGTATCCCCCACCTCTGCCATAGTTGCCAccgccgccaccaccaccacggccTGGGAAGAAAATTATAAACCATTAGTACCAGACCAACCTCAAATAATTAAAGATTAAACCACTTGCCATGAAGAAGTCATGGACTTACCACCCCTCATACCCATTCCTGTAGTCTGCATCTCCTGTCTGGACAAGGCTTTCCTCACTTCGCAATTGTGACCGTTCAGTGTGTGGTACTTCTGAACTGGGGATAGAAGAGACTTAAAATTACAGCAGAACACAAAAGGCCAGTGATTTTAATTATAAAGAAAGACATTCAGACCACTACTTACTAACAATCCTGTCCACTGCATCATGGTCATCAAACGTGACAAAGGCAAAGCCCCTCTTCTTGCCACTGTTGCGGTCAGTCATAATGTCAATTACTTCAATCTTGCCAAATTGCTCAAAGTAGTCTCGCAGGTGGGAGTCTTCTGTGTCTTCCTTGATACccccaacaaatatttttttcactGTGACATGAGCACCTGGTCGGCTGGAGTCCTCTCTGGACACCGCCCTCTTCGGCTCTACGAGCCTACCATCAACCTTGTGGGGACGTGCTTCCATGGCAGCGTCAACCTCATTCACACCAGCATAGGTGACAAATCCAAACCCCCTGGAGCGCTTGTTGGCTGGATCTCTCATTACCTGTTGGTAATATAGAGAGTAATGCAAAAATATTTAACTTACACCGATGTTCAATGTAAGTTAACCAATCAAACCCTGACTGACAATGGAAACCCTTTCCGTAATAGTGCAGCCAACTAGGTATAAAGGTTTCAATGTGTACACAAACACTCACCACACAATCTGTAAGAGATCCCCATTGTTCGAAGTGTGCTCGCAAACTCTCATCCGTGGTTTCGAAGCTCAGACCTCCGATGAACAGCTTGCGGAGCTGTTCGGGTTCACGTGGGGCCTGGACATAAAGGGAGAATGCATTTAGAGCGAAAGAAGCAAATGAGAGCGAGCTAGGCCAATCATTTTGACATATTCCTGAAGTTACCCGAAACAAGTTGTGGAGATCGAACAATAACATATGATGCCGTCAGCATATGTAAAAGAAAGGCCTTGACCACGGGTGGTGGGGGTCGACTGCGACTCCATATTGTACATTCGGCAAGTGTACAccaaacaaaatatttttttaaaccggTAAATGTGAACAAACTATCGATTAATATTATAGCAAAAGTGTAGTGTAAAACAAAGGATACATGTAACGTCCGCTTCAAATGGCTAAACAAAACGCAAGAACAATCAACGCCATGAGGCCTGCAGCTAAGATGGCGGCATCCCCACAATTATAGCTGCAATAGACGCTCGTGAAGGGAAAGCCATTTTGACTAGATTGGTCAACGTGCACGATATAGTAATACACTAAACGTATATATCACAACATTGTAGGTAGATATTCATTTTAAAAAAACTTACCTCCTTCGACATTGTGGCTGGTAGTTTCCGATCCCTTGTTCCTTATTCGAGGACAGAAATTCTGCGACAGAGAGACGACCGTGCCTGGAAAGAAAATAGTATAATAAATAGGGACGGATACGCCTCTTGGATTCAGCAATTGGTTAGCTGTTCCCGCTGAATTATATCGTTCCTCTTCCGCTGCTACTCAGATTGGGTACTTCACAGTCAGTTATCAGCAATATCCAATAATAAAACGACACCAGCCGGGGGTGGGCGTGAGTTTACGTTTTATATTGTTTTAATGTGTACGTCAAAATACGTCACTTCAATGGAATTGAATTTGATGTTCTGGCAAGTCTGTATAAATAAACGTAATATAGTATTTGAGAAAGCTTGCCAAATGATCCTGAAATGTCTGCATATTTCTTTAGTGGATATCTCTAGCCATAACATTTACTTATTAAATCACAGTTATTTAGTTTGACGCCGTCCTTTTCGTGGGCGTGCACGGTCTGCTATTGTGCTTTTGGCGCGCAAGCTAGTCGTGTGGGGAGGGGGAACAAAAAGCCCAGAAAAAGCATCCAGCCAACTGCTGAAGCTAACCGTGTGGTGGAAGAAAGCAATTTGAGTTTCCAATAAATTCATCCGAATTACAAAAGTGAGTAAAAACATGAAGCTTTTTCTTGGCTAGTTAAAAAAAAGCAGAAAGTCTTGAGGATAACGTTTGCAAAATTgcttagttagctaacattatctAGCTACGTTGGTAGTGAACGGTTAGCTAGCTGGTTGGGACAAACATGTTAGCTAACGTTTGTGTAGCTACACGCTTTCGACTACTTAGATTTGAATGTCCCTGTGCATCGTTTTCTAACAAACTGCAATGAATTAAAACCGCAATTTGCTAACTAAGTACTTATTTTACCCCTATTGAGAGGAAATTTATGTGTTTTATCAAATAAGTCAAATATACGCATGCCGGCTAATTTAACAGTATTGGCTGACTGAGCAAACGTTAACCTAGCGTACTTTATAATTCAAGTGATTCCTTTTAAACGGACAATCAGCTGTCGGGACATGGTTGAGGAATAATTAATTTAAGCCAGGGTTTAACCTAGATGACCCCCGACAAGTTAACTAGTTTATCGGCTTTATAATTTTGATGACTTTATAGTGTGCGTAGTTAGCTTGCTATGGACAGcagaccagtgtgtgtgtaacttTATTGCACACGTTTCTAAACTTGTTTCGACGTTTGCTAGGTTCTCAAAAGTTGAGACGTGCCACTTAACTCACCCTAGGTACTGTAACCTAGCTAGCCATGGGAAAGAAGACTCGTGAAAATGATGATGGTGCCTCAGGCTCATCTTCAGAAGAGGAAGAATTCATTGTGGAGAAGGTGCTGGACAGGAGGACGGTGAAGGGCCGAGTTGAATTCTTCCTGAAGTGGAAAGGTTATTCAGAGTAAGTCTGTTCCTCATGTGATTGTGATGCAATGTTACTTTGACATGTTTTCAATATGAATATGCTTCCTGTAGCAGTAGCTAGCTCATTTCAAACTTTAGCCAtccaaataaaacaaaaatatgtcGTGCCTTCCAGTATGTTTCAAAACGAGAGTCTAAAATGTTACCAGCGTGTTTTGCTGACTAAACTCCATGGTGAAGGAAAATTCTGATAAACTCCACCAACAGAGTTGAGCAGAGACCAGGCTCTGTGGAATTCAGCCCAGACTACATCGATTCACCCAAGGTCAATACTTCCAACAATTTTTAATTATGAAATGCCTACCATGTACCTATGTTTGTTCTCTGTAGTTGTGCGCCTTTGTTAGCTGAAAACCATACTTTTAAAATAATATGTAATCAAATACAAACACTGACCGTTTCCTTGTTGAAATTCAATTGGCACATGCACATTTTCATAGCGTTACCATCCTAGAGCAATAGCAGTGAGTAAACAGTGGTTGTATTTGATGAACGTTTCATGAAAAATGGTGGACTTCAGCAAACAAAAGCATGCAACTACAGAAGACAAACATTGGTACAAGGTACACGTTTCATGATACTTAAAAAAAATTGCCCTTGGTCAAATTAAGTTATTCTGAGCTGAATTCCTCAACACCTGGTCTGTTTAACTCGTTGGTGGAGTTAATCAGACACGTCACAGTTGAGTTTAGTCAGCTACTGTGTCTAATGTTCAACTCTGACTCCTACACATGGAGGGGTAAACATTCTTTGGAGACTCGTAAAATGACCAATGTAGTTTCCCCCCCCTCTTCCTTCCATAATGTGGCTTAGGTAGTGGGCTTCGTGGCCATTAGCTCAGCTGCCGACCTAACATTTGAGGCCCTCCTTATGGCTGCAGAGACGAtgtagttttaaaaaaa contains:
- the LOC110532662 gene encoding heterogeneous nuclear ribonucleoprotein A1 isoform X2, whose product is MSKEAPREPEQLRKLFIGGLSFETTDESLRAHFEQWGSLTDCVVMRDPANKRSRGFGFVTYAGVNEVDAAMEARPHKVDGRLVEPKRAVSREDSSRPGAHVTVKKIFVGGIKEDTEDSHLRDYFEQFGKIEVIDIMTDRNSGKKRGFAFVTFDDHDAVDRIVIQKYHTLNGHNCEVRKALSRQEMQTTGMGRGGGGGGGNYGRGGGYGGDADSSVSGGRGGGYGGGDGGYNNGYGGGDGGYGGGPGGYGGGGNRGYGGGQGGYGGGQGGGYGGGNGYNDYNNGNGNGGNFGGGKSMASPQEAAPVAGNFGGGGGGGGNGGGNGYNDFGSYNNQASNYGPMKGNNFGGSGGGGGSGGGGSGGGSGGGRNSGPYGGGYGGSSGGGGGGGGYGGGSGGRRF
- the LOC110532662 gene encoding heterogeneous nuclear ribonucleoprotein A1 isoform X1 gives rise to the protein MSKEAPREPEQLRKLFIGGLSFETTDESLRAHFEQWGSLTDCVVMRDPANKRSRGFGFVTYAGVNEVDAAMEARPHKVDGRLVEPKRAVSREDSSRPGAHVTVKKIFVGGIKEDTEDSHLRDYFEQFGKIEVIDIMTDRNSGKKRGFAFVTFDDHDAVDRIVIQKYHTLNGHNCEVRKALSRQEMQTTGMGMRGGRGGGGGGGNYGRGGGYGGDADSSVSGGRGGGYGGGDGGYNNGYGGGDGGYGGGPGGYGGGGNRGYGGGQGGYGGGQGGGYGGGNGYNDYNNGNGNGGNFGGGKSMASPQEAAPVAGNFGGGGGGGGNGGGNGYNDFGSYNNQASNYGPMKGNNFGGSGGGGGSGGGGSGGGSGGGRNSGPYGGGYGGSSGGGGGGGGYGGGSGGRRF
- the LOC110532662 gene encoding heterogeneous nuclear ribonucleoprotein A1 isoform X4, whose translation is MSKEAPREPEQLRKLFIGGLSFETTDESLRAHFEQWGSLTDCVVMRDPANKRSRGFGFVTYAGVNEVDAAMEARPHKVDGRLVEPKRAVSREDSSRPGAHVTVKKIFVGGIKEDTEDSHLRDYFEQFGKIEVIDIMTDRNSGKKRGFAFVTFDDHDAVDRIVIQKYHTLNGHNCEVRKALSRQEMQTTGMGRGGGGGGGNYGRGGGYGGDADSSVSGGRGGGYGGGDGGYNNGYGGGDGGYGGGPGGYGGGGNRGYGGGQGGYGGGQGGGYGGGNGYNDYNNGNGNGGNFGGGNFGGGGGGGGNGGGNGYNDFGSYNNQASNYGPMKGNNFGGSGGGGGSGGGGSGGGSGGGRNSGPYGGGYGGSSGGGGGGGGYGGGSGGRRF
- the LOC110532662 gene encoding heterogeneous nuclear ribonucleoprotein A1 isoform X3; the encoded protein is MSKEAPREPEQLRKLFIGGLSFETTDESLRAHFEQWGSLTDCVVMRDPANKRSRGFGFVTYAGVNEVDAAMEARPHKVDGRLVEPKRAVSREDSSRPGAHVTVKKIFVGGIKEDTEDSHLRDYFEQFGKIEVIDIMTDRNSGKKRGFAFVTFDDHDAVDRIVIQKYHTLNGHNCEVRKALSRQEMQTTGMGMRGGRGGGGGGGNYGRGGGYGGDADSSVSGGRGGGYGGGDGGYNNGYGGGDGGYGGGPGGYGGGGNRGYGGGQGGYGGGQGGGYGGGNGYNDYNNGNGNGGNFGGGNFGGGGGGGGNGGGNGYNDFGSYNNQASNYGPMKGNNFGGSGGGGGSGGGGSGGGSGGGRNSGPYGGGYGGSSGGGGGGGGYGGGSGGRRF